One window of Camelina sativa cultivar DH55 chromosome 4, Cs, whole genome shotgun sequence genomic DNA carries:
- the LOC104783143 gene encoding probable carboxylesterase 8, whose amino-acid sequence MEAPPPSSDPYKFLNITLNSDGSLTRHREFPKLPPTEQSKDIPLNQTNNTFIRIFKPRNIPPESKLPIIVYYHGGGFLFYSAASAPFHESCTKMADRLQTIILSVEYRLSPEHRLPAAYEDAVEAVLWLRDQARGATNGGDCDTWLKDGVDFSKCFVMGSSSGGNIVYNVALRVVDTDLSPVKIQGLIMNQAFFGGVEPSDSESRLIDDKICPLPATHLLWSLCLPDGVDRDHVYSNPVKSSGPQEKDKMGRFPSTLINGYGGDPLVDRQRHVADMLKARGVHVQTRFDEDGYHACELFDGNKAKALYETVEAFIKSCCSSTGPSSNM is encoded by the coding sequence ATGGAAGCTCCTCCACCTTCAAGTGATCCATACAAGTTCCTCAACATTACACTAAACTCAGATGGATCACTCACCAGACACCGTGAGTTCCCCAAATTGCCCCCAACGGAACAGTCCAAAGACATCccactaaaccaaaccaacaacacTTTTATCCGAATCTTCAAGCCCCGGAATATTCCGCCGGAGTCCAAACTCCCGATCATCGTTTACTACCACGGCGGCGGATTCCTCTTCTACAGCGCCGCCTCCGCTCCGTTCCATGAATCTTGCACCAAAATGGCTGATCGTCTTCAAACCATTATCCTCTCCGTCGAATACCGTTTATCACCTGAACACCGTCTTCCCGCGGCGTACGAAGACGCCGTCGAAGCAGTCTTATGGCTACGTGATCAAGCTCGTGGCGCAACCAACGGTGGTGATTGCGACACGTGGTTGAAAGACGGTGTGGATTTCTCGAAATGCTTTGTCATGGGTTCGAGCTCAGGAGGAAACATCGTCTACAACGTGGCGTTGCGTGTAGTGGATACGGATCTCTCTCCTGTTAAGATCCAAGGGCTGATAATGAACCAAGCTTTCTTCGGCGGTGTTGAGCCGTCGGATTCTGAGTCACGGCTTATAGACGATAAGATCTGTCCGTTACCAGCGACTCATCTGCTGTGGTCACTTTGTTTACCGGACGGTGTGGATCGTGACCACGTGTACAGCAATCCCGTTAAGAGCAGTGGGCCTCAGGAAAAGGATAAGATGGGACGTTTCCCGTCGACTCTCATTAACGGTTACGGTGGAGATCCGTTAGTGGATCGTCAGAGACACGTGGCGGATATGCTGAAGGCACGTGGAGTGCACGTGCAGACGAGGTTTGATGAAGATGGGTATCATGCTTGCGAGCTGTTTGATGGGAACAAAGCCAAGGCCTTATACGAAACCGTTGAGGCCTTTATCAAGAGTtgttgttcttcaactggtccATCTTCCAACATGTAG